Proteins encoded within one genomic window of Acidovorax sp. 107:
- a CDS encoding lysozyme: protein MTPRQRLAAKIGGGALALALPLVAHFEGTVYRTYRDPINVITSCTGHTGPELRMGQTFTKEECDAQLLGDLLKHAEAIDCIKRPLTDGQKAAFLSFAFNVGNGAFCSSTLVRKANAGDMAGACAELSRWTLAGGKELPGLVRRRAAERAVCEGKS, encoded by the coding sequence ATGACGCCGCGCCAAAGGCTGGCCGCCAAGATCGGCGGCGGTGCGCTTGCGCTCGCGCTTCCTCTGGTGGCGCATTTTGAGGGCACGGTGTACCGCACCTACCGCGACCCGATCAACGTAATCACGAGTTGCACCGGCCACACTGGGCCAGAGCTACGCATGGGGCAGACCTTCACCAAGGAGGAATGCGATGCGCAACTGTTGGGCGACCTGCTCAAGCACGCCGAGGCCATCGACTGCATCAAACGCCCGCTGACCGATGGTCAAAAGGCCGCGTTCCTGTCGTTCGCCTTCAACGTGGGCAACGGCGCATTCTGCAGCTCGACTCTGGTGCGCAAGGCAAACGCTGGCGACATGGCCGGAGCCTGTGCGGAGCTGTCCCGCTGGACATTGGCCGGAGGCAAGGAGCTTCCCGGCTTGGTTCGTCGTCGCGCCGCTGAGCGTGCAGTCTGCGAGGGGAAATCATGA
- a CDS encoding tyrosine-type recombinase/integrase, whose translation MASIRKYRDKWRAEVQRHGIRASHVADTKREAQTWALAKEAELDRLKGSGGKTLGDAVADYVKTVSQTKSKPEWEEKRFQAFIDYIGEKAPLSSITSADIGRWRDFRLQTVTGATVQREANLLRNLFTVAMDEWRWIDSHPFRGVRMPEQIEARRQVWGWRQIKRVLRSGREKKMGEVVKAFHIALHTGMRLAEVLTGTYDPKRRVYVLARTKTGGYVEVPIPRRALKLFPVTFTVGPNEASVLFAKLRRQLLLDDLTFHDTRATALTLLARRVDVMTLARISRHKDLSMLLNVYYRETAEQISARL comes from the coding sequence ATGGCATCCATCCGCAAGTACCGCGACAAGTGGCGGGCAGAGGTTCAGCGTCACGGCATCCGGGCCTCTCATGTAGCCGACACCAAGCGCGAGGCGCAGACCTGGGCGCTTGCCAAGGAGGCCGAGCTAGACCGGCTGAAAGGCTCTGGTGGGAAAACTCTGGGTGATGCTGTGGCCGACTACGTGAAAACCGTCAGTCAGACCAAGAGCAAGCCTGAGTGGGAGGAAAAGCGCTTCCAGGCCTTCATCGACTACATCGGGGAGAAAGCGCCGCTCTCCAGCATCACTAGCGCGGACATAGGCCGGTGGCGTGATTTCCGTTTGCAGACGGTGACAGGTGCGACGGTGCAGCGCGAAGCCAATCTGTTGCGCAACCTGTTCACGGTGGCGATGGACGAATGGCGCTGGATTGACTCACACCCATTCCGAGGCGTTCGGATGCCCGAGCAGATCGAGGCACGCAGGCAGGTGTGGGGGTGGCGGCAGATCAAGCGCGTGCTGCGCTCTGGCCGCGAGAAGAAGATGGGCGAGGTGGTGAAGGCGTTTCACATTGCCTTGCACACCGGCATGCGCTTGGCCGAGGTGCTTACAGGAACCTACGACCCTAAGCGTCGGGTGTACGTGCTGGCGAGAACCAAGACAGGCGGCTATGTCGAGGTGCCGATCCCGCGACGAGCATTGAAGCTCTTCCCGGTGACGTTCACTGTTGGCCCCAATGAGGCAAGCGTCCTGTTCGCCAAGCTACGTCGCCAACTGCTGTTGGACGACTTGACCTTCCACGACACCCGCGCTACGGCATTGACGCTGTTAGCGCGGAGAGTGGATGTGATGACCCTGGCGCGGATTAGCAGGCACAAGGACTTGTCGATGCTGTTGAATGTGTACTACCGCGAGACAGCAGAACAGATTTCAGCGCGGCTTTGA
- a CDS encoding translocation/assembly module TamB domain-containing protein codes for MAMSDAPHTPKPRARASDFSAGSSSAPRPQPPRTPRWLRALGWLVAALVALLLATSALLWWWAGSSTSLATTLARAAQYLPTNQTLESRDVSGSLRSGGRIGWLRWSSPTLAVEVTDIRLGWQLAPLLQRRLELGEVHAARVAITPQPKPIDTPEPPPTPPTSLVLPLQLGVPFRVDQLVWAGSPAVEAQGLVGDYRFDGHQHRLNIGAVELAQGKYSARATLDAQAPMALDATVDGTVRTAVPGGGAALQVGAHATLQGTLANAAPQLQLQARLKPEPTSEAATPPAAAPASKPGASKPPTPRTTPAPAADPMQADLAATLAPWTQQPLQSANATLRAVNLAALWPQAPVTQLHGTLQAGPTSGGAGTAGTAGTAGWSLQAALRNDLPGPWDTNRLPLTALDASASYDGTRWTVPSATLQAGTGSITAQGHYTPATHALEGQATLRALRPDALHTLLAAAPLSGRVTAQTQGEAVRFSADVRADTGTAARTATAKTPGAAGAPLRINTFSTRGTWQATDGGTVRLDRLLLDALQARVEATGLQVALGTQSAQGKVTLVVPGATAQAQGTLAPRSGAGDLQVQWADASLTQRWLAGLPVVGTAVQRALQGASAQGTAQITARWKGGWQTLTEQLQTATAHSAPARNPDRFDLQATLNTPQLDLTLPASTNASGGTSAGQALQLRAFKAELGGNLAQASLALAGEVRTPAPQATQAMVQTRLASTMVGAGQWQLQVSELRLQAQAAQRPGPWTMQLAEPLGLTVRTGAPTPSPPPSLASGRAAPSTTTSLSLQASAGQARITGPLPGTVTLRWSPAQWSAAMAPNALARLQTQGTLQGLPMAWVDALGLGETPAAAGRPAQPLLARMGLASSIVLDGQWSVDTTGDALRASASLRRASGDLRILAGDATAVTAVQSSGQGTGAGATTVLATAATPPAGASGAASASSAPGTPAGVRQAEITVTAEGDTLRARLLWASDRAGEIDATASTRLSAANAGAPITWPADAPLAGTLRARLPDVGVWSALAPPGWRVRGTLDASATLSGTRDAPRWAGTLGADDMAVRSVVDGVDLQGGRLRATLQGNQLNITEFRLQGGRGSSARIAGFSGNRTAAAQDGGTLTATGRVAWGDSATAATGLSGITMSLQAEAKALQVLVRADRQVSVSGQLQAQLQQGQISLRGKLTTDRATIILPDESAPRLGSDVVVRSAAKDREDQAKAQAAAKANQVAAQAETAKPPDIAITLNLGRDFALQGQGITTRLTGEVDIRSSAVPGAPPRVTGEVRTDQGRYRAWGQMLDVETGLIRFNGPYNNPSLDILALRPNISVRAGVQVTGSAQAPRVTLYSDPELPDAEKLSWVVLGRNASAGGAEAAVLQQAALALLGRNGGQSPTANAASRLGLDEIGFRGATTGEDASAAALTFGKRLSKDLYVTYERSLSGTLGTLYIFYDLSRRLTLRGQTGEKSAVDIIYTVKYD; via the coding sequence ATGGCGATGAGCGACGCCCCCCACACCCCCAAGCCCCGCGCCCGCGCGTCGGACTTCAGCGCCGGGTCCTCGTCGGCACCCCGCCCTCAACCCCCTCGCACGCCGCGCTGGCTGCGGGCCTTGGGCTGGCTTGTGGCGGCCCTGGTGGCCTTGCTGCTGGCGACCAGTGCGCTGCTGTGGTGGTGGGCGGGCAGTAGTACGTCGCTGGCAACCACGCTGGCCCGCGCGGCGCAATACCTGCCTACCAACCAGACATTGGAAAGCCGCGATGTCAGCGGCTCGCTGCGCAGCGGCGGGCGCATTGGCTGGCTACGCTGGAGCAGCCCCACCCTGGCGGTGGAAGTGACCGACATCCGCCTGGGCTGGCAGCTGGCCCCCTTGCTGCAGCGCCGCCTGGAGCTGGGCGAGGTGCATGCCGCCCGCGTGGCGATCACACCCCAGCCCAAACCCATTGACACACCCGAGCCACCACCCACGCCCCCTACCAGCCTGGTGCTGCCGCTGCAGCTGGGCGTGCCGTTCCGGGTCGACCAGCTTGTGTGGGCCGGGTCACCCGCCGTGGAAGCCCAGGGCTTGGTGGGCGACTACCGGTTTGATGGCCACCAGCACCGCCTGAACATAGGCGCAGTGGAGTTGGCCCAGGGCAAGTACAGCGCCCGCGCCACGCTGGACGCACAAGCCCCCATGGCGCTGGATGCCACCGTGGACGGCACTGTGCGCACCGCCGTGCCCGGGGGCGGCGCTGCGCTGCAGGTGGGCGCCCACGCCACGCTGCAGGGCACGCTGGCCAACGCAGCCCCCCAGCTGCAACTGCAGGCACGCCTGAAGCCCGAGCCGACCAGCGAAGCCGCCACACCACCCGCAGCCGCGCCCGCCAGCAAACCGGGCGCATCAAAACCTCCTACCCCACGCACAACCCCTGCACCCGCTGCAGACCCCATGCAGGCCGATCTGGCCGCCACGCTGGCACCCTGGACGCAGCAACCCCTGCAGTCCGCCAACGCCACGTTGCGCGCCGTCAATCTGGCGGCCCTGTGGCCGCAGGCACCGGTCACGCAGTTGCACGGCACGCTGCAAGCCGGGCCCACATCCGGCGGCGCAGGCACAGCAGGCACAGCAGGCACAGCAGGCTGGAGCCTGCAGGCCGCGCTGCGCAACGACCTGCCCGGCCCCTGGGACACCAACCGCCTGCCCCTGACCGCGCTGGACGCCAGCGCAAGCTACGACGGCACCCGCTGGACCGTGCCCAGCGCCACCCTGCAGGCGGGCACGGGCAGCATCACCGCGCAGGGCCACTACACCCCTGCCACCCACGCGCTGGAGGGCCAGGCGACCCTGCGCGCGCTGCGCCCCGACGCCCTGCACACGCTGCTGGCCGCCGCCCCGCTCTCCGGCCGCGTCACCGCGCAAACCCAGGGAGAGGCCGTGCGCTTCAGTGCCGATGTGCGGGCAGACACCGGCACTGCCGCGCGAACGGCAACCGCAAAGACCCCGGGTGCAGCGGGCGCACCGCTGCGCATCAATACCTTCAGCACACGAGGCACCTGGCAGGCCACCGACGGCGGCACGGTGCGGCTGGACCGCCTACTGCTGGACGCACTGCAAGCCCGCGTGGAAGCCACCGGACTGCAGGTCGCACTGGGCACGCAGTCTGCGCAAGGCAAGGTCACCCTGGTAGTGCCCGGCGCCACCGCACAGGCACAAGGCACGCTGGCCCCGCGCAGCGGCGCGGGCGACCTGCAGGTGCAGTGGGCAGACGCCTCGCTCACGCAGCGCTGGCTGGCTGGGCTGCCGGTGGTGGGCACCGCCGTGCAGCGGGCGCTGCAAGGGGCCAGCGCCCAGGGCACGGCACAGATCACCGCGCGCTGGAAGGGTGGCTGGCAGACGCTGACGGAGCAACTTCAGACTGCCACCGCCCACAGCGCACCCGCCCGCAACCCCGACCGCTTTGATCTGCAGGCCACGCTGAACACCCCCCAGCTGGACCTGACACTCCCGGCCAGCACCAACGCCAGCGGCGGCACCTCCGCCGGGCAAGCCCTGCAACTGCGCGCCTTCAAAGCCGAACTGGGTGGCAACCTGGCACAGGCCTCTCTGGCGCTAGCCGGCGAGGTCCGCACACCAGCTCCCCAGGCCACGCAGGCGATGGTGCAGACCCGCCTTGCCAGCACGATGGTGGGTGCCGGGCAATGGCAGCTGCAAGTCAGCGAACTGCGTCTGCAAGCCCAGGCCGCTCAGCGCCCCGGGCCGTGGACGATGCAACTGGCAGAGCCCCTGGGCCTGACTGTGCGCACCGGCGCCCCTACCCCCAGCCCCCCCCCGTCACTGGCCAGCGGGCGTGCGGCACCATCAACCACCACATCCCTCAGCCTGCAGGCATCGGCCGGTCAGGCCCGAATAACCGGTCCCTTGCCAGGCACCGTCACCCTGCGCTGGTCGCCGGCGCAATGGTCTGCCGCTATGGCACCCAACGCCCTCGCGCGATTGCAAACGCAGGGCACGCTGCAGGGCCTGCCCATGGCCTGGGTGGATGCGCTGGGCCTGGGCGAGACGCCCGCCGCCGCAGGCCGGCCCGCGCAGCCGCTGCTTGCGCGCATGGGCCTGGCCAGCAGCATCGTGCTTGACGGGCAATGGAGTGTGGACACCACGGGCGACGCCCTGCGCGCCAGCGCCAGCCTGCGCCGTGCCAGTGGCGACCTGCGCATCCTGGCGGGCGATGCCACAGCCGTCACAGCAGTGCAAAGCAGCGGCCAGGGCACCGGTGCAGGTGCCACCACCGTGCTGGCCACTGCAGCCACACCGCCTGCAGGTGCATCAGGTGCAGCAAGCGCATCGAGCGCCCCGGGCACGCCCGCCGGTGTGCGCCAGGCAGAAATCACGGTCACCGCCGAAGGCGACACGCTGCGCGCGCGCCTGCTCTGGGCCAGCGACCGCGCGGGCGAGATCGACGCCACCGCCAGCACACGCCTGTCCGCGGCCAACGCCGGTGCCCCGATCACCTGGCCTGCCGACGCACCACTGGCCGGCACCTTGCGCGCCCGCCTGCCCGACGTGGGCGTGTGGTCTGCGCTGGCGCCGCCCGGCTGGCGCGTGCGCGGCACGCTGGACGCCAGTGCGACCTTGTCGGGCACGCGCGATGCGCCGCGCTGGGCGGGCACCCTGGGGGCCGACGACATGGCAGTGAGATCGGTGGTGGACGGCGTGGACCTGCAAGGTGGCCGCCTGCGCGCCACGCTACAGGGCAACCAGCTCAACATCACGGAGTTCCGCCTGCAAGGTGGTCGGGGCAGCAGCGCGCGCATCGCAGGCTTTAGCGGCAACCGCACGGCCGCAGCGCAAGACGGCGGCACGCTGACTGCTACGGGCCGCGTGGCCTGGGGCGACAGCGCCACGGCAGCCACCGGCCTGTCAGGCATCACCATGTCCCTGCAGGCCGAGGCCAAGGCCCTGCAAGTGCTCGTACGGGCCGACCGCCAGGTCAGCGTGTCGGGCCAGTTGCAGGCCCAGCTGCAGCAGGGCCAGATCAGCCTGCGCGGCAAGCTCACCACCGACCGCGCCACCATCATCCTGCCCGATGAATCCGCACCGCGACTGGGCTCGGACGTGGTCGTGCGCTCTGCCGCCAAGGACCGCGAAGACCAGGCCAAGGCCCAGGCCGCCGCCAAGGCCAACCAGGTGGCCGCGCAGGCAGAGACCGCCAAGCCGCCCGACATCGCCATCACCCTCAACCTGGGGCGCGACTTTGCGCTGCAAGGCCAGGGCATCACCACCCGGCTGACGGGCGAGGTGGACATCCGCAGCAGCGCCGTGCCCGGCGCCCCGCCCCGCGTGACCGGCGAGGTCCGCACCGACCAGGGCCGCTACCGCGCCTGGGGCCAGATGCTGGACGTGGAGACGGGTCTCATCCGCTTCAACGGCCCGTACAACAACCCCTCGCTCGATATCCTGGCGCTGCGCCCCAACATCAGCGTGCGCGCGGGCGTGCAGGTCACTGGCAGCGCGCAGGCGCCGCGCGTCACGCTTTACTCGGACCCTGAACTGCCCGATGCCGAAAAGCTGTCGTGGGTGGTGCTGGGCCGCAATGCCTCCGCCGGAGGCGCCGAAGCGGCCGTGCTGCAACAAGCGGCGTTGGCGCTGCTGGGCCGCAACGGCGGCCAAAGCCCCACGGCCAACGCCGCCAGCCGCCTGGGCCTGGACGAAATCGGCTTTCGCGGTGCCACCACCGGCGAAGACGCCAGCGCCGCCGCCCTCACCTTCGGCAAGCGCCTGTCCAAAGACCTGTACGTGACCTATGAGCGCAGCCTGTCGGGCACGCTGGGCACTCTCTACATCTTTTACGACCTCTCCCGCCGCCTCACCCTGCGCGGGCAAACTGGCGAGAAAAGCGCGGTGGACATCATCTACACCGTGAAGTACGACTGA
- a CDS encoding autotransporter assembly complex family protein, protein MPLRVLRPATVSTPTPALWSALLLSGALCLSGCSLLPRADEPTTGDTRSDLASPEAGNGAPSFDVVVRAPDAVRETLERHLELQRFRQLPDLQANELQRLLGATDANARELLGTLGYFAPTITVELTEAQETAGTRKGAPRTVTVTVEPGPPTRIARADITVAGTDEADKDTLARRQQRLQRNWSLAPGQPFTQSAWDSAKTDGLRQLQARRYPTARIANSRAEIDADRHEAQLGVSYDPGPAYRFGPLRVQGSQRYDSDGARRLARLPTGAVYDEADMLDAQLRLASSGYYDAVFLTLDTEGTDPQAAPVVAQVREAPMQKLVFGPGFSTDSGARLSLEHIHNQMPVLGWRAVTKLALDRETKLANTEWTDLPNDNGWRWFAGGQLLREATGDYDVNSGRVRAGRSKSTKSIDRNYFLQYDYANSQGLTDNTRSPSDTSTALSINYGWTGRYFNSLTAPTRGHGLAVELGLGTTLRPERDPFVRALVRWQSFIPAGRVQDDAGIGRNARVALRAEAGAVLAREGAQIPVTQLFVTGGDTTVRGYGYRSIGARTDNGQLYGGRYLAVGSVEWQRPIVYKGAMTDWESTLFVDAGAVADKVGDLSPRVGVGAGVRWRSPVGPLQADLAYGVKTKEVRLHLRLGFSF, encoded by the coding sequence GTGCCCCTCCGCGTTTTGCGCCCCGCCACTGTTAGTACCCCAACGCCGGCCCTGTGGTCGGCGTTGCTGCTTTCCGGCGCACTGTGCCTGAGCGGCTGCAGCCTGCTGCCGCGTGCCGACGAGCCCACGACCGGCGACACGCGCAGCGACCTGGCCAGTCCAGAAGCTGGCAATGGCGCACCATCGTTTGACGTGGTGGTGCGTGCCCCCGACGCGGTGCGCGAGACACTGGAGCGCCACCTGGAGCTGCAGCGCTTTCGCCAGCTGCCCGACCTGCAGGCCAACGAGCTGCAGCGCCTGCTGGGCGCCACCGACGCCAATGCGCGCGAACTGCTGGGCACCCTGGGCTACTTTGCGCCCACCATCACCGTGGAGCTGACAGAGGCGCAAGAGACTGCGGGCACCCGCAAGGGCGCACCCCGCACCGTCACGGTCACCGTGGAGCCCGGCCCCCCAACCCGCATTGCCCGTGCCGACATCACCGTGGCGGGCACCGACGAGGCCGACAAGGACACCCTGGCGCGACGGCAGCAACGCCTGCAGCGCAACTGGTCCCTCGCCCCCGGGCAGCCCTTTACCCAGTCGGCCTGGGACAGCGCCAAGACCGACGGGCTGCGCCAGCTGCAGGCCCGGCGCTACCCCACGGCCCGCATCGCCAACAGCCGGGCCGAGATCGATGCCGACCGGCACGAAGCCCAGCTGGGCGTGAGCTATGACCCCGGCCCCGCCTACCGCTTCGGCCCCTTGCGCGTGCAAGGCAGCCAGCGCTACGACAGCGACGGTGCGCGACGCCTGGCACGACTGCCCACGGGCGCCGTGTATGACGAGGCCGACATGCTGGACGCCCAGCTGCGCCTGGCCAGCAGCGGCTACTACGACGCCGTGTTCCTCACGCTCGACACCGAAGGCACCGACCCGCAGGCCGCCCCCGTCGTGGCCCAGGTGCGCGAGGCCCCGATGCAAAAGCTGGTCTTTGGCCCGGGCTTTTCGACCGACAGCGGCGCACGCCTGTCCCTGGAACACATCCACAACCAGATGCCCGTGCTGGGCTGGCGCGCGGTGACCAAACTCGCGCTCGACCGCGAAACCAAGCTCGCCAACACCGAATGGACGGACCTGCCCAACGACAACGGCTGGCGCTGGTTTGCGGGCGGCCAGTTGCTGCGCGAGGCCACGGGCGACTACGACGTGAACAGTGGCCGCGTGCGCGCGGGCCGCAGCAAAAGCACCAAATCCATCGACCGCAATTACTTTCTGCAGTACGACTACGCCAACAGCCAAGGCCTGACCGACAATACGCGGTCGCCCTCCGACACCAGCACCGCCCTGAGCATCAACTACGGCTGGACGGGCCGCTACTTCAACAGCCTGACCGCCCCCACGCGGGGCCACGGCCTGGCGGTGGAGCTGGGCCTGGGCACCACGCTGCGGCCCGAGCGCGACCCGTTTGTGCGCGCCCTGGTGCGGTGGCAGTCCTTCATCCCCGCAGGGCGCGTGCAGGACGACGCAGGCATCGGCCGTAATGCCCGTGTGGCCCTGCGGGCCGAGGCAGGCGCGGTGCTGGCGCGCGAGGGCGCGCAGATCCCCGTCACGCAGCTGTTTGTGACGGGCGGCGACACCACCGTGCGCGGCTACGGCTACCGCAGCATCGGCGCGCGCACCGACAACGGCCAGCTGTACGGGGGCCGCTACCTGGCCGTGGGCAGCGTGGAGTGGCAACGCCCCATCGTCTACAAGGGGGCCATGACCGACTGGGAAAGCACGCTGTTTGTGGATGCCGGTGCCGTGGCCGACAAGGTGGGTGACCTGAGCCCGCGCGTGGGCGTGGGCGCCGGTGTGCGCTGGCGCAGCCCCGTGGGCCCGCTGCAGGCCGACCTGGCCTATGGCGTCAAGACCAAAGAGGTGCGGCTGCACCTGCGCCTGGGGTTCAGCTTCTGA
- a CDS encoding VWA domain-containing protein has protein sequence MLIDFFYTLRSAKLPVSVKEYLTLLEALQAGVVGPKSDDAWSLDDFYNLSRLTLVKDEKHYDKFDRAFGAYFKGVEMVADFTKQIPADWLRKILENELTPEQKAAIEKMGWDELMETLKKRLEEQKERHEGGNKWIGTGGTSPFGHGGYNPQGVRIGGAGKNKSAVKVWEQRAYKDYDDQQELGTRNIKVALRRLRKFAREGHELELDLPDTIRSTAANAGYLDIKMVPERHNNVKVLLLMDVGGTMDEHIQRVEELFSAVKSEFKHLEFYYFHNCVYDFMWKNNRRRFAEKFPTWDIIRKYNKDYKLIFVGDATMSPYEILQPGGSVEYNNEEPGAEWIQRLTHAFPKFAWINPEPQGVWQYRQSISIIQQLIGNRMYPLSLKGLEETMRLLSK, from the coding sequence ATGCTCATCGACTTCTTCTACACCCTGCGCTCGGCCAAGCTGCCCGTGTCGGTCAAGGAATACCTCACCCTGCTCGAAGCCCTGCAGGCCGGTGTGGTGGGCCCCAAGTCGGATGACGCCTGGAGCCTGGACGACTTCTACAACCTCTCGCGCCTCACGCTGGTCAAGGACGAGAAGCACTACGACAAGTTCGACCGGGCCTTCGGCGCCTACTTCAAGGGCGTCGAAATGGTGGCCGACTTCACCAAGCAGATCCCGGCCGACTGGCTGCGCAAGATCCTGGAGAACGAACTCACGCCCGAGCAGAAAGCCGCCATCGAGAAGATGGGCTGGGACGAACTCATGGAGACGCTGAAGAAGCGCCTCGAAGAACAGAAGGAGCGCCACGAGGGTGGCAACAAGTGGATCGGCACCGGCGGCACCAGCCCGTTCGGCCACGGCGGCTACAACCCGCAGGGCGTGCGCATTGGCGGTGCAGGCAAGAACAAGAGCGCGGTGAAGGTGTGGGAGCAGCGCGCCTACAAAGACTACGACGACCAACAGGAGCTGGGCACGCGCAACATCAAGGTCGCGCTGCGCCGCCTGCGCAAGTTTGCGCGCGAAGGGCATGAGCTGGAGCTGGACCTGCCCGACACCATCCGCAGCACGGCAGCCAACGCAGGCTACCTGGACATCAAGATGGTGCCCGAGCGGCACAACAACGTGAAGGTGCTGCTGCTCATGGACGTGGGCGGCACCATGGACGAACACATCCAGCGGGTGGAAGAACTGTTCAGCGCCGTGAAGAGCGAGTTCAAGCACCTGGAGTTCTATTACTTCCACAACTGCGTCTATGACTTCATGTGGAAGAACAACCGCCGCCGCTTTGCCGAGAAGTTCCCGACGTGGGACATCATCCGCAAGTACAACAAGGACTACAAGCTGATCTTTGTGGGCGACGCGACCATGAGCCCGTACGAGATCCTGCAGCCCGGCGGCAGCGTGGAATACAACAACGAAGAGCCGGGTGCCGAGTGGATCCAGCGCCTGACCCACGCCTTCCCCAAGTTTGCGTGGATCAACCCTGAGCCACAGGGCGTGTGGCAGTACCGCCAAAGCATCAGCATCATCCAGCAGCTCATCGGCAACCGCATGTACCCGCTGTCGCTCAAGGGCCTGGAAGAAACCATGCGGCTGCTGTCCAAGTAG
- a CDS encoding GNAT family N-acetyltransferase, which yields MAFVEPVTLRDRGVRLEPLALTHEEGLRAAASDGELWKLRITSVPEPQDTRAYIEAALKMREDGNRFAFAVVEDATGTVLGTTSYHDIVPAVKRVEIGWTWYRHSVQRTHVNTTAKLLMMGHAFDTLDCHVVGWRTDNYNFASQRAIERLGAKKDGVLRGHALRRDGTIRDTVMYSMRAGEWPEAKAQLLYLLERHAQ from the coding sequence ATGGCTTTTGTAGAACCTGTCACGCTGCGGGATCGCGGCGTCCGCCTGGAGCCCCTGGCTCTGACCCACGAAGAAGGCTTGCGCGCCGCTGCCTCCGATGGCGAGCTGTGGAAGCTGCGCATCACCTCGGTGCCCGAGCCGCAGGACACGCGTGCGTACATCGAAGCCGCGCTCAAGATGCGCGAAGACGGCAACCGCTTTGCTTTTGCCGTGGTGGAAGACGCCACCGGCACGGTGCTGGGCACCACGAGCTACCACGACATAGTGCCCGCCGTGAAGCGTGTGGAAATCGGGTGGACCTGGTACCGCCACAGCGTGCAGCGCACCCACGTCAACACCACGGCCAAGCTGCTGATGATGGGCCACGCGTTCGACACGCTGGACTGCCATGTGGTGGGCTGGCGCACCGACAACTACAACTTTGCGTCGCAACGCGCCATCGAGCGCCTGGGCGCCAAGAAGGACGGCGTGCTGCGCGGCCACGCGCTGCGCCGCGACGGCACCATCCGCGATACGGTGATGTACAGCATGCGTGCTGGCGAATGGCCGGAGGCCAAGGCACAGTTGCTATATCTTTTAGAGCGTCACGCGCAATAA